Proteins encoded in a region of the Sugiyamaella lignohabitans strain CBS 10342 chromosome B, complete sequence genome:
- the TOR2 gene encoding phosphatidylinositol kinase-related protein kinase TOR2 (PIK-related protein kinase and rapamycin target; subunit of TORC1, a complex that regulates growth in response to nutrients and TORC2, a complex that regulates cell-cycle dependent polarization of the actin cytoskeleton; involved in meiosis; TOR2 has a paralog, TOR1, that arose from the whole genome duplication; GO_component: GO:0031931 - TORC1 complex [Evidence IPI] [PMID 12408816]; GO_component: GO:0031932 - TORC2 complex [Evidence IPI] [PMID 12408816]; GO_component: GO:0005737 - cytoplasm [Evidence IDA] [PMID 18723607]; GO_component: GO:0031234 - extrinsic component of cytoplasmic side of plasma membrane [Evidence IDA] [PMID 12631735]; GO_component: GO:0000329 - fungal-type vacuole membrane [Evidence IDA] [PMID 8846782]; GO_component: GO:0016020 - membrane [Evidence IEA]; GO_component: GO:0005739 - mitochondrion [Evidence IDA] [PMID 14576278]; GO_component: GO:0005739 - mitochondrion [Evidence IDA] [PMID 16823961]; GO_component: GO:0005886 - plasma membrane [Evidence IEA,IEA]; GO_component: GO:0005886 - plasma membrane [Evidence IDA] [PMID 10973982]; GO_component: GO:0005774 - vacuolar membrane [Evidence IEA]; GO_component: GO:0005773 - vacuole [Evidence IEA]; GO_function: GO:0004430 - 1-phosphatidylinositol 4-kinase activity [Evidence IEA]; GO_function: GO:0005524 - ATP binding [Evidence IEA]; GO_function: GO:0008144 - drug binding [Evidence IEA]; GO_function: GO:0016301 - kinase activity [Evidence IEA]; GO_function: GO:0000166 - nucleotide binding [Evidence IEA]; GO_function: GO:0016773 - phosphotransferase activity, alcohol group as acceptor [Evidence IEA]; GO_function: GO:0005515 - protein binding [Evidence IPI] [PMID 12631735]; GO_function: GO:0004674 - protein serine/threonine kinase activity [Evidence IEA]; GO_function: GO:0004674 - protein serine/threonine kinase activity [Evidence IDA] [PMID 16055732]; GO_function: GO:0016740 - transferase activity [Evidence IEA]; GO_function: GO:0016772 - transferase activity, transferring phosphorus-containing groups [Evidence IEA]; GO_process: GO:0031929 - TOR signaling [Evidence IC] [PMID 12408816]; GO_process: GO:0031929 - TOR signaling [Evidence IMP] [PMID 12719473]; GO_process: GO:0031929 - TOR signaling [Evidence IMP] [PMID 8186460]; GO_process: GO:0030037 - actin filament reorganization involved in cell cycle [Evidence TAS] [PMID 9038344]; GO_process: GO:0007049 - cell cycle [Evidence IEA]; GO_process: GO:0007010 - cytoskeleton organization [Evidence IMP] [PMID 9475724]; GO_process: GO:0030950 - establishment or maintenance of actin cytoskeleton polarity [Evidence IMP] [PMID 12408816]; GO_process: GO:0010507 - negative regulation of autophagy [Evidence IGI] [PMID 9461583]; GO_process: GO:0046854 - phosphatidylinositol phosphorylation [Evidence IEA]; GO_process: GO:0016310 - phosphorylation [Evidence IEA]; GO_process: GO:2001108 - positive regulation of Rho guanyl-nucleotide exchange factor activity [Evidence IGI,IMP] [PMID 9038344]; GO_process: GO:0035025 - positive regulation of Rho protein signal transduction [Evidence IGI,IMP] [PMID 9038344]; GO_process: GO:0045807 - positive regulation of endocytosis [Evidence IMP] [PMID 14593073]; GO_process: GO:0006468 - protein phosphorylation [Evidence IEA]; GO_process: GO:0051726 - regulation of cell cycle [Evidence TAS] [PMID 9475724]; GO_process: GO:0001558 - regulation of cell growth [Evidence TAS] [PMID 11057898]; GO_process: GO:0042254 - ribosome biogenesis [Evidence IMP] [PMID 10198052]; GO_process: GO:0007165 - signal transduction [Evidence TAS] [PMID 8186460]): MAENSPTLLYSYVGQIIESIWVALRDPRLAIRVDAADALSACLKIIFARDSVQRQQWYNKILEEAQSGFKTAITETIHGSLLVYRELLGHAGMFMQPRYIEVCDTVLRYKDHKDPLIRRTVIMILPDLAKYNPVEFTKRYLVDCTAHLIGQLKKEKDRGLVFLSIGNIAVSVRSNMTFYLEPILENVREGLMSKGYVILGDIVPPAAGAPPQTPLLLLRRR; the protein is encoded by the coding sequence ATGGCCGAAAACAGTCCGACACTCTTGTATTCATATGTTGGACAGATTATAGAATCGATCTGGGTAGCATTGCGAGACCCGAGATTGGCCATTCGAGTCGACGCTGCTGATGCACTGAGTGCCTGTTTAAAGATTATTTTCGCTAGAGATAGTGTTCAAAGACAGCAATGGTATAACAAGATTTTAGAAGAAGCGCAAAGTGGGTTCAAGACTGCTATCACCGAAACCATTCACGGAAGTTTACTAGTATACCGCGAGCTTCTCGGTCACGCTGGCATGTTTATGCAACCAAGGTATATCGAGGTGTGTGATACTGTGCTACGATACAAAGATCACAAGGACCCGCTTATTCGTCGCACCGTCATCATGATCCTGCCAGATCTCGCAAAGTACAACCCTGTAGAGTTCACCAAGCGGTACCTGGTCGACTGTACCGCACATCTTATTGGCCAGctcaagaaagaaaaagaccGGGGACTCGTTTTTCTCTCGATCGGAAACATCGCCGTCAGCGTTCGCAGTAACATGACTTTCTACCTCGAACCCATCCTGGAAAATGTCCGTGAAGGGCTCATGTCAAAAGGGTATGTTATTTTGGGTGAcattgtgcctccggcggctggggctccgccccaaaccccgttgctcctgcttcgcaggagatag